From Candidatus Rokuibacteriota bacterium, a single genomic window includes:
- a CDS encoding molybdopterin-dependent oxidoreductase, giving the protein MRVTRRGFFQTVGVAAGAAALVKGKLARAEQAGEDLRRWATPEEVLVPSVCQQCPGGCGLMVRTLDGEVAGLSGNPLHPINRGALCPKAFGGLQLLYDPNRLKGPMARAGERGRFRSIGWDEALSMVAGRLSELRAKGLSHTVAILGGQYRGYRDTLWKRFAEAYGTPNYIRVRCLPPEKPALAHQLMQGVTTPLSYDLGEAQFILSFGAGLLEAWLGPVHVSQAFARLRRSGERPRGRFVQVDPRRSPTAVKADRWVPIVPGTDGILALGIANALIREELYDKEFIERHTFGFDDWVGQRGEAHEGFKNFVLREYGLITVSTATGVPVRTILEIARDLGTTKPAVVVGERGPAYGPDDLHTRMAIHSLNALIGSIGVRGGLLIQGELPLSPLRPVQKDEAAARGLEHPRIDGAGRGEYFLASDAPQALPERILSATPYPINALLLFATNPLANHPAKEAFARAFDRIPFIVSFSPFLDESSSRADLILPDHTYLERWQDDQVTHLAGFTCFSLARPAAAPLQQTRNTADVVLQIATATGGSVAKNLPWRKFEDFLFERVRGLYEAGRGYVVSAPAEESLRKILERQGYWTPEFKSYDEFWAALGKRGAWWDPTGLPVSLEALLATPSRKFEFYASGLKRLVDEAVKRDGTGEALVQALGGRDRGDLLYLPAVAIPAARKPEAFPLRLNTYRLMSRPLGGGGNQPWLLEQPAVHVRASWEAWVEIHPKTAAGVGVKGGDWVWVESAKGKIRLKAKLYTGTLPEIVHIPLFGGEGAKPNDLIANETDPFRGFGLLNTTRVRLLKA; this is encoded by the coding sequence ATGCGAGTCACGCGACGGGGCTTTTTTCAAACGGTCGGGGTAGCGGCCGGGGCCGCGGCCCTGGTCAAGGGCAAGCTCGCCAGGGCCGAGCAGGCGGGGGAGGACCTCAGACGGTGGGCCACTCCCGAAGAGGTCTTGGTCCCGTCCGTCTGCCAGCAGTGTCCGGGGGGATGTGGGCTCATGGTCCGGACACTCGATGGCGAGGTGGCAGGGCTCTCGGGGAATCCCCTCCATCCCATCAACCGGGGAGCGCTTTGCCCCAAGGCATTTGGGGGGCTTCAGCTCCTCTACGATCCGAACCGCCTGAAGGGGCCGATGGCGCGCGCGGGTGAGCGCGGGCGCTTCCGCTCCATCGGATGGGATGAAGCCCTGTCGATGGTGGCGGGCCGCTTGTCCGAGCTCAGAGCCAAGGGTCTCTCTCACACAGTAGCCATCCTGGGCGGGCAGTATCGCGGCTATCGGGACACGCTCTGGAAGCGCTTTGCCGAGGCGTACGGCACTCCGAACTATATCCGGGTCCGCTGCCTCCCGCCGGAGAAACCCGCCCTCGCTCATCAGCTCATGCAGGGAGTGACGACCCCTCTGAGCTACGACCTCGGGGAAGCCCAGTTCATCCTGTCCTTCGGGGCCGGCCTCTTGGAGGCCTGGCTCGGTCCAGTCCATGTCTCGCAGGCCTTTGCGCGTTTGCGGCGAAGTGGCGAACGTCCCCGCGGCAGATTCGTCCAGGTGGATCCACGACGTTCGCCGACCGCGGTCAAGGCGGACCGGTGGGTCCCCATCGTGCCCGGAACCGACGGGATCCTCGCGCTGGGGATCGCCAATGCCCTTATCCGGGAGGAGCTCTACGACAAAGAGTTCATTGAGCGGCATACCTTCGGCTTCGACGACTGGGTAGGCCAGCGCGGGGAAGCGCATGAAGGATTCAAGAACTTCGTTCTCAGAGAATATGGGCTCATCACCGTGTCAACCGCCACCGGAGTCCCCGTCAGGACCATCCTCGAGATTGCCCGGGACCTAGGGACGACCAAGCCCGCCGTGGTGGTTGGTGAGCGGGGCCCCGCGTACGGTCCCGACGATCTCCACACCCGGATGGCCATCCACAGCCTCAACGCCCTCATCGGCAGCATCGGCGTCCGGGGCGGGCTCCTCATCCAGGGCGAACTGCCATTGAGCCCGCTTCGACCGGTTCAGAAAGATGAGGCGGCAGCGCGCGGGCTGGAGCATCCCAGGATTGACGGGGCGGGACGGGGCGAATACTTCCTGGCCTCCGATGCTCCGCAGGCCCTTCCAGAGCGGATCCTGAGCGCGACGCCGTACCCGATTAACGCGCTCCTCCTTTTTGCCACCAACCCGCTGGCCAATCATCCGGCGAAGGAAGCGTTCGCCAGGGCCTTCGACCGCATCCCCTTCATCGTGAGCTTTTCGCCCTTTCTCGATGAGAGCTCCTCCAGAGCCGACCTGATCCTTCCCGACCACACCTATCTCGAGCGGTGGCAGGACGATCAGGTGACGCACCTCGCCGGCTTTACCTGTTTCAGTCTGGCCCGGCCGGCCGCGGCGCCTCTTCAGCAGACGCGCAACACCGCGGACGTGGTGCTTCAGATCGCCACCGCGACGGGCGGGAGTGTCGCGAAGAACCTGCCATGGCGGAAGTTCGAAGATTTTCTCTTCGAGAGAGTGCGAGGGCTCTACGAGGCCGGGCGCGGGTATGTGGTCTCTGCTCCGGCTGAGGAGTCGCTGAGGAAGATCCTGGAGCGCCAGGGGTACTGGACTCCGGAGTTCAAGTCTTACGATGAGTTCTGGGCCGCGCTCGGCAAGCGTGGCGCCTGGTGGGATCCCACGGGACTGCCCGTCAGCCTGGAGGCGCTTCTGGCAACACCGTCTCGAAAGTTCGAGTTCTATGCCAGCGGTCTCAAGCGGCTGGTGGACGAGGCCGTGAAACGGGATGGAACGGGCGAGGCCTTGGTCCAGGCGCTGGGGGGACGGGACCGGGGCGATCTCCTCTATCTCCCTGCCGTGGCGATCCCTGCCGCGCGGAAGCCCGAGGCGTTCCCGCTCCGCCTCAACACCTATCGCCTGATGAGCCGGCCCTTGGGGGGTGGAGGGAACCAGCCTTGGCTCCTGGAGCAGCCGGCGGTTCACGTCCGAGCCTCCTGGGAAGCGTGGGTCGAGATCCATCCCAAGACGGCGGCGGGGGTGGGAGTGAAGGGCGGGGACTGGGTCTGGGTGGAATCGGCCAAGGGGAAAATCAGGCTCAAGGCCAAGCTCTATACCGGCACCCTCCCCGAGATCGTTCACATTCCCCTCTTCGGCGGCGAAGGGGCCAAACCGAACGACCTCATCGCCAACGAAACCGATCCCTTCAGGGGCTTCGGTCTCCTCAACACCACCCGCGTCCGGCTCCTCAAGGCCTGA
- a CDS encoding plastocyanin/azurin family copper-binding protein, which translates to MLRAYMEPGQRVRWMVHDNVHTTTVYHPRNARHSLRIPEGAEPWDSRYLVRPGNYFEVTLTAEGVYDYFCMPHEIAGMVGRIVVGRPGGPGALPFDYFKGKPGTADWQPVPAAAQRVFPSVSAIMRHRVVRKGDQGGSRRAPM; encoded by the coding sequence ATGTTACGCGCCTACATGGAGCCTGGCCAGCGGGTACGCTGGATGGTCCACGATAACGTCCACACGACGACGGTCTATCACCCGCGCAACGCCCGGCACTCGCTCCGAATTCCCGAAGGAGCCGAGCCGTGGGACTCCCGCTACCTCGTTCGGCCCGGCAACTACTTCGAGGTGACGCTCACTGCCGAGGGCGTGTACGACTACTTCTGCATGCCCCACGAAATCGCCGGGATGGTGGGACGTATCGTGGTGGGCCGGCCGGGCGGCCCCGGCGCGCTGCCCTTCGACTACTTCAAGGGCAAACCCGGCACGGCGGACTGGCAGCCGGTGCCGGCGGCGGCGCAGAGGGTCTTCCCCAGCGTGAGCGCGATCATGCGCCACCGCGTGGTCAGAAAGGGTGATCAGGGCGGCTCCCGCCGAGCGCCCATGTGA
- a CDS encoding cytochrome c-type biogenesis CcmF C-terminal domain-containing protein has translation MLKVWNLSLIILTFALTLLGTFLTRSGIIASVHAFASSPALGTAFLAFVALTLLVSFGLVAARGESLGGRAELESLVSRESAFVLNNVVLLAATFSVLFGTVYPLLSEAVRGVKASVGMPYFNLVNFPVLVVVLLLMGVGPLIAWRRASLDHLRRNFLWPVAVSLATSAMLVAAGVRQGQVVIVLTLSVFVAATVCHDVWRSVRARRASDGGAGRAFVRLMVRNHRRYGGFLVHLGVVIIFVGVAGSSGYGRQLEQTVGVGESLSIGRYRVQFEGLRQAARDTRVAVVAAFQVFSSEMPVGRLEPAKLFYSGRQEPIAHVAIRSSWREDLYLILAGFTSDGSTATIKAMVNPLLIWLWVGGGVITAGTAWAILPDRGRGRG, from the coding sequence ATGCTGAAGGTCTGGAACCTGTCGCTGATCATCCTGACCTTCGCCCTCACGCTGCTCGGGACCTTCCTCACCCGCTCGGGGATCATCGCCTCCGTGCACGCCTTCGCCAGCAGCCCAGCCTTGGGGACGGCCTTCCTTGCGTTCGTCGCGCTCACGCTGTTGGTCTCCTTCGGCCTCGTGGCGGCGCGGGGCGAGAGCTTGGGCGGCCGGGCTGAGCTCGAATCGCTGGTCAGTCGCGAGAGCGCCTTCGTGCTGAACAACGTTGTCCTGCTGGCCGCGACGTTCTCCGTCCTGTTCGGGACCGTGTATCCGTTGCTCTCTGAGGCCGTCCGCGGGGTGAAGGCCAGCGTGGGGATGCCCTACTTCAACCTCGTCAACTTTCCCGTGCTGGTGGTCGTCCTGCTGCTGATGGGAGTCGGCCCGCTGATCGCCTGGCGTCGCGCATCGCTCGATCACTTGCGGCGGAACTTCCTCTGGCCGGTCGCCGTGAGTCTCGCCACGTCGGCAATGCTCGTGGCTGCGGGGGTGCGCCAGGGCCAGGTCGTCATCGTCCTGACGCTGTCGGTCTTCGTCGCGGCCACGGTTTGCCATGACGTCTGGCGCAGCGTCCGCGCGCGGCGCGCTAGCGACGGCGGCGCCGGTCGTGCCTTCGTGAGGCTCATGGTGCGAAATCACCGTCGCTACGGGGGGTTCCTGGTCCACCTGGGCGTGGTGATCATCTTCGTCGGCGTCGCCGGGTCGTCCGGCTACGGACGCCAGCTCGAGCAGACGGTCGGAGTCGGCGAGTCGCTGTCCATCGGGCGCTACCGGGTCCAGTTCGAGGGGCTGCGGCAGGCCGCGCGGGACACCCGTGTGGCTGTGGTCGCAGCCTTCCAGGTGTTCAGCAGTGAGATGCCCGTGGGTCGACTCGAGCCCGCCAAGCTCTTCTACTCCGGCCGGCAGGAGCCCATCGCCCACGTGGCCATCCGCTCCTCCTGGCGCGAGGACCTCTACCTGATTCTCGCCGGGTTCACCTCCGATGGATCGACGGCAACCATCAAGGCCATGGTGAACCCGCTCCTGATCTGGCTCTGGGTTGGGGGAGGGGTCATCACCGCGGGGACAGCATGGGCGATCCTGCCCGACCGCGGCCGGGGGAGGGGCTGA
- a CDS encoding c-type cytochrome, producing the protein MKWPTGRFVMFSIVALIVAGAACSLPTAPAPTASPKVDVASVAQGGLLYDKWWKVVPGASEPKGNHPLWASQSTNKSTGSATWRCKECHGWDYKGKDGAYGKGSHYTGFPGAWGAAQKKTVAELAAFLGDRANPKHNAFTAFRPADIADLANFLKYGLVDMTKYVDYATKKPIRADAARGKSAYDGLCAGCHGADGKKLNFGDASKPEYIGTLAKDNPQEFLHKTWVGQPGGQPPMPSALVSGWRIEQAVDVLAYAQTLPEK; encoded by the coding sequence ATGAAATGGCCGACAGGACGCTTTGTGATGTTCTCGATCGTCGCGCTGATCGTTGCGGGAGCGGCGTGCTCGCTGCCAACCGCGCCGGCTCCCACAGCCTCACCAAAAGTTGACGTGGCCAGCGTCGCCCAGGGGGGGCTGCTCTACGACAAGTGGTGGAAGGTCGTCCCGGGGGCGAGCGAGCCCAAGGGGAATCATCCTCTCTGGGCGTCCCAGAGCACCAACAAGTCCACCGGGAGCGCGACGTGGCGCTGCAAGGAGTGCCACGGGTGGGATTACAAGGGCAAGGACGGCGCGTACGGCAAGGGATCCCACTACACTGGCTTCCCGGGGGCCTGGGGCGCGGCCCAGAAGAAGACCGTCGCGGAGCTCGCCGCCTTCCTCGGGGACAGGGCTAACCCGAAGCACAACGCCTTCACCGCCTTCCGACCCGCCGACATCGCTGACCTGGCGAACTTTCTGAAGTACGGGCTGGTGGACATGACGAAGTACGTGGACTACGCCACCAAGAAGCCCATCCGGGCAGACGCCGCCCGCGGCAAGTCGGCCTACGACGGATTGTGCGCTGGCTGCCATGGCGCTGACGGCAAGAAGTTGAACTTCGGCGACGCCAGCAAGCCCGAATACATCGGGACGTTGGCGAAGGACAACCCGCAAGAGTTTCTCCACAAGACCTGGGTGGGCCAGCCGGGCGGCCAACCGCCCATGCCCTCGGCGCTGGTCTCGGGCTGGAGAATCGAGCAGGCCGTTGACGTGCTGGCCTATGCCCAGACGCTGCCGGAGAAGTAG
- a CDS encoding cytochrome c3 family protein gives MKWVGVIGVVAVALLTWGFWWGEPAVKQPIEYPHKTHVEQLKLPCTGCHQRAEKDNVAGRPPTALCLACHAGGETKSEEVKKIRAFGEKGQEIPWKRVWRLPSHVFFSHRTHVAVANVKCQTCHGPMETLARPPARPLKTLAMNNCIGCHEQWERPNEKGAGVVKTGARHVSTDCNTCHH, from the coding sequence ATGAAGTGGGTCGGAGTCATCGGGGTGGTTGCCGTGGCCCTCTTGACGTGGGGTTTCTGGTGGGGGGAGCCCGCCGTCAAGCAGCCGATCGAATATCCGCACAAGACCCACGTGGAACAACTGAAACTCCCGTGTACGGGCTGCCATCAGCGCGCAGAGAAGGATAACGTCGCAGGCCGCCCGCCCACAGCGCTCTGTCTTGCCTGCCACGCGGGAGGAGAGACCAAGAGCGAAGAGGTGAAGAAGATCCGGGCCTTCGGTGAGAAGGGCCAAGAGATCCCGTGGAAGCGCGTCTGGCGGCTCCCCTCTCATGTCTTCTTCTCCCATCGCACTCATGTCGCGGTTGCGAACGTGAAGTGCCAGACCTGTCATGGGCCGATGGAGACCCTCGCCCGCCCGCCGGCGCGCCCTCTCAAGACGCTCGCGATGAACAACTGCATCGGCTGTCACGAGCAGTGGGAGCGCCCCAACGAAAAGGGAGCCGGAGTGGTGAAGACCGGGGCGAGGCACGTCTCCACGGACTGCAACACCTGCCATCACTGA
- the nrfD gene encoding NrfD/PsrC family molybdoenzyme membrane anchor subunit: protein MADPADSRDAALLAPIERTGRGFYVTVGILAALILWGAIAYWTQFNEGLGVTGLHQPVSWGFYVTNFVFFIGISHAGTLISAILRLSKAEWRRPITRMAEVITVMVLFIGAGQILVDLGRPDRMLNIIRYGRYQSPLLWDATSISAYLTASIVYLYIPMIPDIAILRDRVGKRKFFYSVLALGWQGTEHQQKVLNRAIAIMAVLVIPIAVSVHSVVSFVFSMTLQPGWHSTIFGPYFVVGAIFSGIAALIVAMIAFRKAYGLQSYLKPIHFRYLGQLLLVMSLLWFYFTFAEYLTGYYGSEPEEMKVFWSKFTGPFWPFFWGMVLTNVAIPLLCLVRLGRRTIGKVLIASLSVSVGMWLERFIIVVPTLSNPRLPFGEGIYFPTWVEWGEMAGSFALFALFYVLFTKLFPVISIWEIREGREVGLKEVEERLLTYLPDVAEPEVVPAKRGR from the coding sequence GTGGCTGATCCCGCCGATAGCCGTGATGCCGCGCTCCTCGCTCCTATCGAGCGGACGGGGCGGGGGTTCTATGTGACCGTGGGCATTCTCGCTGCCCTCATCCTCTGGGGGGCCATCGCCTACTGGACTCAGTTCAACGAGGGGCTGGGGGTCACCGGCCTCCACCAGCCGGTCTCCTGGGGGTTCTACGTCACCAACTTCGTCTTCTTCATTGGGATCAGCCACGCGGGCACTCTGATCTCGGCCATCCTCCGGCTCTCGAAGGCCGAGTGGCGACGGCCGATCACCCGGATGGCCGAGGTCATCACGGTGATGGTCCTCTTCATCGGCGCCGGTCAGATTCTTGTGGACCTGGGGCGTCCCGACCGGATGCTGAACATCATCCGCTATGGCCGCTACCAGTCCCCGCTCCTCTGGGATGCCACCAGCATCAGCGCCTACCTGACCGCCAGCATCGTGTATCTGTACATCCCCATGATCCCCGACATCGCCATCCTGAGAGACCGTGTGGGCAAGCGGAAGTTTTTCTACAGCGTCCTGGCCCTGGGCTGGCAGGGGACCGAGCATCAGCAGAAGGTCTTGAACCGCGCCATCGCCATCATGGCGGTCCTGGTGATCCCGATCGCCGTCTCGGTTCACTCGGTGGTGTCCTTCGTCTTCTCCATGACCCTCCAGCCCGGTTGGCACTCGACGATTTTCGGCCCCTACTTCGTGGTCGGGGCGATCTTCTCAGGGATCGCGGCCCTCATCGTGGCGATGATCGCTTTCAGGAAAGCCTACGGGCTCCAGAGCTACCTCAAGCCGATCCACTTCCGTTATCTGGGACAGCTCCTCCTGGTCATGTCGCTCCTCTGGTTCTACTTCACGTTCGCCGAGTACCTGACGGGATACTACGGGAGCGAGCCGGAGGAGATGAAGGTTTTCTGGTCAAAGTTCACCGGTCCCTTCTGGCCGTTCTTCTGGGGGATGGTTCTCACCAACGTCGCCATCCCGCTCCTCTGCCTCGTGAGGCTCGGCCGCCGCACCATCGGGAAGGTCCTCATCGCGTCCCTGTCGGTAAGCGTGGGGATGTGGCTCGAGCGCTTCATCATCGTCGTCCCGACGCTGTCCAACCCACGGCTGCCGTTCGGGGAGGGAATCTACTTCCCGACCTGGGTGGAATGGGGGGAAATGGCGGGGAGCTTTGCCCTCTTCGCCCTCTTCTACGTTCTCTTCACCAAGCTTTTTCCCGTCATCTCCATCTGGGAGATCCGGGAGGGACGGGAGGTCGGGCTCAAAGAGGTCGAGGAACGGCTCCTGACCTACCTGCCGGACGTGGCCGAGCCGGAAGTCGTCCCGGCGAAGCGAGGCCGCTGA
- a CDS encoding DoxX family protein translates to MDMLFGTFASKSLLIVRVVLGVIFFGHGAQKTFGWFGGPGLRGVISSFRQSLGIPAPFTVLAAFTECFGGLAMIVGVLVRPTAVGLVLVMVVAIATVHWRNGFFLNWSLEPGKGHGFEMNFALIGMALAVLIGGAGFLSIDRMIRPW, encoded by the coding sequence ATGGACATGCTCTTCGGGACCTTCGCCTCGAAGTCTCTCCTGATCGTGCGAGTCGTTCTCGGTGTCATTTTCTTCGGGCACGGAGCCCAGAAGACGTTCGGGTGGTTTGGAGGCCCCGGGCTTCGGGGAGTCATCAGCTCCTTCAGGCAGTCGCTCGGTATCCCGGCCCCCTTCACGGTCCTCGCGGCCTTCACCGAATGCTTCGGGGGGCTGGCGATGATCGTAGGCGTGCTTGTTCGTCCCACCGCCGTTGGGCTCGTCCTGGTGATGGTGGTGGCCATCGCCACGGTGCACTGGCGCAACGGATTCTTTCTGAATTGGTCACTGGAGCCCGGCAAGGGACACGGCTTCGAGATGAACTTTGCCCTGATCGGCATGGCGCTGGCCGTGCTCATCGGTGGCGCAGGATTCCTCTCAATCGACCGGATGATCCGGCCTTGGTGA
- a CDS encoding c-type cytochrome: protein MNSRLVMIGLILLSGVGLAVSPAFASHESLSVLLPADPLEGSRLFTGKGCLRCHAVHGVGGTTGPDLGRRILNRPLLEIAGVMWNHSPAMEHVFQEKRVPRPRFEPGEMASLLSFLYYLGSLDPPGNAATGARLFSQKGCETCHSLGGKGGSVGPRLDKYSRYTSPLFLTAALWDRGKPMAEAMERLKVPRPTFQGTDIADLLAYIRSAGGGTERVYIPPGKPKDGEALFTKKRCVECHSVRGHGGSVGPDLGLTLKGSLMRIAGSMWNHGPQMWAKMTERGIEVPVLSTQEMSDLIGYLYFLQFIDPPGDARRGLVVYKEKRCGTCHALRGVGEKVGPDLATVKNLDTSLEVITGMWNHAATMEQVMVGANVTWPVLQGGEMADLIAYLLQARGGAPRPAAAKGPEPKGNLR from the coding sequence ATGAACTCACGACTTGTCATGATCGGGCTGATTCTGCTCTCAGGGGTGGGGCTCGCAGTCAGTCCCGCCTTCGCCAGCCACGAGAGTCTCTCCGTTCTGCTCCCCGCCGATCCCCTGGAGGGGAGCCGACTCTTTACCGGCAAGGGGTGCCTCCGCTGTCACGCCGTCCATGGAGTGGGAGGAACCACGGGACCCGATCTGGGCCGAAGGATCCTGAACCGCCCGCTCCTCGAGATCGCCGGGGTGATGTGGAATCACTCGCCCGCGATGGAGCATGTCTTCCAGGAAAAACGGGTTCCCCGGCCCAGGTTCGAGCCGGGGGAGATGGCAAGCCTGCTCTCCTTTCTCTACTACCTCGGCTCTCTGGATCCTCCCGGCAATGCGGCGACCGGGGCCCGCCTCTTCAGCCAGAAAGGATGCGAGACCTGCCACTCGCTGGGAGGCAAAGGCGGGAGCGTGGGCCCTCGGCTCGACAAATACAGCCGGTACACGTCCCCGCTCTTCCTGACCGCTGCCCTCTGGGACCGTGGAAAGCCAATGGCCGAGGCAATGGAGCGGCTGAAGGTTCCCCGCCCGACCTTCCAGGGAACCGACATTGCCGACCTCCTGGCCTATATCCGGAGTGCTGGTGGAGGGACGGAGCGCGTGTACATCCCGCCGGGGAAGCCAAAGGACGGGGAGGCGCTCTTCACGAAAAAGCGCTGCGTCGAATGCCACTCGGTCAGGGGCCATGGCGGCAGCGTCGGGCCCGACCTCGGGCTCACCCTCAAGGGGAGCCTCATGCGGATCGCCGGGTCCATGTGGAACCACGGCCCCCAAATGTGGGCGAAGATGACCGAGCGCGGGATTGAGGTGCCGGTCCTCAGCACCCAGGAGATGTCGGATCTCATCGGCTATCTTTATTTCCTCCAGTTCATCGACCCGCCCGGCGATGCCAGAAGAGGGTTGGTGGTTTACAAGGAAAAACGCTGTGGCACCTGCCACGCCCTCCGGGGGGTCGGCGAAAAGGTGGGACCCGATCTCGCGACCGTGAAAAACCTCGACACGTCCTTGGAGGTCATCACCGGCATGTGGAATCACGCAGCCACAATGGAGCAGGTGATGGTTGGGGCGAATGTCACGTGGCCGGTTCTCCAGGGAGGCGAAATGGCCGACCTGATCGCCTATCTGCTCCAGGCCCGCGGCGGAGCGCCCCGGCCGGCCGCCGCCAAGGGCCCTGAGCCCAAGGGCAACCTGCGCTGA
- the ccsA gene encoding cytochrome c biogenesis protein CcsA, translated as MASFWHVTAAGEAPNHGYPVNADSVPAGRGGGLAITALSGWLALWLALALAAYGTVAALLGARSGRRAWMASALGAVWGQFAALSVAVLALEWALLGSDFSIRYVAQNSSQSTPWMYKMSGLWGALEGSLLLWAWLLAACSAVVAALYGRRHAELMPYVLAVLFAVSAFFLGVQCFISDPFESLVPAPPDGRGLNPLLENPGMVFHPPALYLGYVAFTVPFAFALAALISGRLDAEWITTTRRWTLAAWWALTAGILLGAWWAYRVLGWGGYWAWDPVENASLLP; from the coding sequence GTGGCATCGTTCTGGCATGTCACGGCCGCGGGGGAAGCGCCGAACCATGGATACCCGGTCAACGCGGACAGCGTGCCGGCGGGGCGTGGCGGAGGACTCGCCATAACCGCGCTGAGCGGGTGGCTGGCGCTTTGGCTGGCCCTGGCGCTAGCTGCGTACGGCACGGTCGCCGCGCTGCTCGGGGCCCGAAGCGGCCGACGGGCCTGGATGGCCAGCGCCCTGGGTGCGGTTTGGGGGCAGTTCGCCGCCCTCAGCGTCGCCGTGCTGGCGCTCGAGTGGGCGCTGCTCGGGAGCGACTTTTCCATTCGTTACGTCGCTCAGAACTCGAGCCAGTCCACCCCGTGGATGTACAAGATGAGCGGGCTCTGGGGGGCGCTCGAAGGCTCCCTCCTGCTCTGGGCCTGGCTTCTCGCCGCCTGCAGCGCCGTGGTCGCAGCCCTCTACGGGCGGCGGCACGCCGAGCTGATGCCCTACGTGCTAGCGGTCCTGTTCGCCGTGTCGGCCTTCTTCCTCGGGGTGCAATGCTTCATCTCGGATCCCTTCGAGAGCCTGGTGCCCGCACCGCCAGACGGGCGCGGGCTCAATCCGCTCCTTGAGAATCCCGGAATGGTGTTCCACCCGCCGGCCCTCTACCTGGGTTACGTCGCTTTCACCGTGCCCTTCGCCTTCGCCCTGGCGGCGCTCATCTCCGGCCGTCTCGATGCCGAGTGGATCACCACCACCCGGCGCTGGACACTCGCGGCCTGGTGGGCGCTCACGGCCGGCATTCTGCTCGGCGCGTGGTGGGCCTACCGGGTGCTGGGCTGGGGCGGCTACTGGGCCTGGGACCCGGTCGAGAATGCCTCGCTCCTGCCGTGA
- a CDS encoding transposase — protein sequence MSVALTSTFPWFETDVLTEERNCQGLACLNTDLVQHEATRSLTQRVPLDVDSSESPVHDAQEQSAYNGHFESVCYHPLFVFNEDGDCLAATLRPGRAERAIEDLLTRPRGRPSHAPLVRYRSFQY from the coding sequence ATGAGCGTCGCGCTCACCTCGACATTCCCCTGGTTCGAAACGGACGTCCTCACTGAAGAGCGCAACTGCCAAGGGCTCGCGTGCCTCAATACGGACCTGGTGCAGCACGAGGCGACGCGATCGCTCACCCAGCGCGTGCCCCTCGATGTCGACAGCTCCGAGAGTCCTGTTCACGACGCGCAGGAGCAGTCGGCCTACAACGGCCACTTCGAGTCCGTCTGCTACCATCCCCTCTTCGTCTTCAACGAGGACGGCGACTGCCTCGCTGCCACGCTCCGGCCTGGCCGTGCTGAGCGGGCCATCGAGGACTTGCTCACCCGGCCCCGCGGCAGACCCAGCCACGCCCCGCTGGTGCGCTACCGGAGCTTTCAATATTAG
- a CDS encoding 4Fe-4S dicluster domain-containing protein: protein MALWGMVIDLDRCTGCQACVVACKAENNVPPVGAKEAVRGRIISWMQVLTEEDEEHDGEVKRFVPRPCLQCDDPPCTKVCPVYATYRNPEGIVAQIYARCIGCRFCMAACPYNAKYFNWHRYQKEAPGQNPDVSLRPKGVVEKCTFCHHRLQKARERALAERRELAPGEYVTACAEVCPARAIVFGDLSDPGSEVHRLARSPRAFRLLEALGTKPKVIYLSEGEGRG from the coding sequence ATGGCGCTCTGGGGGATGGTGATTGACCTCGACCGCTGCACGGGCTGCCAGGCCTGCGTCGTGGCCTGCAAGGCGGAGAATAACGTGCCTCCCGTCGGGGCGAAGGAGGCGGTCCGGGGGCGGATCATCAGCTGGATGCAGGTCCTCACCGAGGAAGACGAGGAACACGACGGGGAGGTGAAGCGGTTCGTCCCGCGACCGTGTCTTCAGTGCGATGACCCCCCCTGCACCAAGGTCTGTCCCGTCTATGCCACGTACCGGAACCCAGAGGGGATCGTGGCGCAGATCTATGCCCGCTGCATCGGCTGCCGGTTCTGCATGGCGGCCTGCCCCTACAACGCGAAATACTTCAACTGGCACCGCTACCAGAAGGAAGCTCCCGGTCAGAATCCTGACGTCTCGCTGCGCCCCAAGGGCGTCGTGGAGAAGTGTACCTTCTGCCACCATCGTCTTCAGAAAGCGCGGGAGCGGGCCTTGGCTGAGCGGCGAGAGCTGGCCCCGGGGGAGTATGTCACGGCCTGCGCCGAAGTCTGCCCGGCGCGCGCCATCGTCTTCGGAGATCTCTCCGACCCCGGCAGCGAAGTCCATCGGCTGGCTCGAAGCCCCCGGGCCTTCAGGCTTCTGGAGGCGTTGGGGACCAAGCCGAAGGTGATCTATCTCTCCGAAGGAGAAGGCCGTGGCTGA